The following is a genomic window from Saprospiraceae bacterium.
TAGAATATCTCTTTGTACCGCATGAATTTCAGATATGGATGGTTGTCCTTTCATCCCTAATAAAGTACTGGTTTCACCTTCGTGCATCTCTCCACCGCTACTCAAAGTGTGGTCATCGGGATGATGAATGATAAGTCTATCAGTAGTTGACGCATATTGAAGTGCCCGACTCAATAGACCCGAATGCTGCACGGAAACCAAACCATCTCCAAAAGCAACTGCTCCTGCCTCACGCATATCAAAAAACTCGCCCAAATCCTGCCCCTTGATGTCTTTACTCAAAGCACCGACAGGTAGTATTTGTACATTATTTCTATCCGGATGATTTATCAGGTAGCTGATTTGGCTTTTATTTTGGGTTATGGGCTTTGTCCCGGGAAAAACCACAAGTGAGGTAAAACCACCTTTTAGTGCAGCTTTTGTCAAAGAATCTATGGTTTCTCTGTGTTCAAATCCGGGTTCCCCACTATGAGTTCCAATATCGCAAAGTCCAATGGTACAATGTAAATTATTGCCGGAAACAATTGTCGGTTTTTTTGAACTTAGATTATGACCAATTTTAGAAATTATGCCGTTTTCGATCAAAATGTCTACCTTCTTCAGATGATATTCTGATGGTTGGTGTACTATAGTTACATTTTTTACTAAGGTCTCCATCATTAATTCTTTAACAATCTGATCAAAAGAGTTTCAGCTGCCAAAAATAACAATGCCAAAATAACAAACCACTTCCACAAGACAACGCCTTTATCTTTTTCAGTGATAGATCCTGATAAATTGGCTTGCTGCGTATCTGAAATCAATTTGATCGAGGGGTTTTGGGTATTTAAATCTTCCAATTCAGACTCACTAAGATGCGACATATCTGACTCTTTTCTGTCGTAGTTTAAAGCTATTTTGCCAACTGTCTCACTGTCAAGCAATAAATCAAAGATGCCATCATTTTTTATTTGCCCGCCCATAGATAAGTGTATTTGATTACCTACAGGTGTTTGACCCGGTATTATTTCATTTTTATCATCTTTGAGCTTGTATACATAATCACCAGTTTTTCTTTGGTTTGGTACTATCACACTCATATTATTGCTAATGATATAAGATATAGGCTTTTGTTTGGTGGTAGAAATAGCCATTTTATATATCAGAGGAACAAAAACTTCAGCATTATACACCAGATCATTGGACTCAGTATTTAATGGGGAAGCACATAAAAATAACTGTCCATCTCCTACCCTGAATTTTGAAAGATATGAACCTGCGTCCCTATATGTAAGTAGTTTTTCTTCTGCCGTAGACGATAGTGTCAAAAAATTGTATGACAATGTGCTTACCGGCAATTTTAAGTTTCTTCCAGTGTTGATATAAACATCTGAAAATACAAACTCTTCAGTATTGATAATCGAAACTTCCCGCTTCAGGTTTGTTTGATTTCCAAGTCTGCTTGCCCCAATTGTGGTCAGAAAATCATTGTACGAACCGATATCGACTGATTTGCCTGGAAATATGAGAACCTTGCCCCCGTCACGCATATATTGAAGTAACTGATTGCCCAGACCACTACTGATAGCTTTAAGGTCATGGAGCATGATCATATCAAAATTCTGAAACTGCTGGTACTGAAGCTGATTGGAACTTTGATTGCTTAGAGTGAAGTTTTTTATTCCATTAAACAACGCATTCATAAATCGGTCAGGTCCTGCATCATTGATAAAAAGCGCTTTGATAGTGTCAGCCACATTGAAAGATATGTAGTATTTGTCATCAAACTGAACCGGATAATCAGAAACCTGCAGGATACCTGTATGCCATCCTGATTTATCAATAGTCAGATTAACTGTATCAGTGACTGTACTATTTGCAGCAATATCTCTTATAGCTACAGGTTTTTCCTGCCCGTCTTTCAAAAAACTGATTTTTACTTGTTCGATATCTTCGGGACTGTTATTTTTTACTTTGACGAGTAGTTTATTGGTTTGATTTAAAAAAGGAATAGGCCCTTCAAACCATGCGCTATCTATTGTAACATTTTTTTGTGTTGTAGACTGGACAGGCACCATATTAATTTCCATAGTAGTATCCCGGTACTCTTGTAAGTTGACTATACTCTTTTGAAAATCTGAAAGAATATAGGAGAGTCTGTTACCAGATGACCTTTCAAGGAGCTGCCTTTGTCTGTTCAGGACAAGATCGAGATCCTGCACTGATGAGGTAATTTGCACATCTTCAATGTATGTCAATGCATCTTCTTTACTTAATAGCCTCTGATGCTTGCCTTCAAAATCATGTGTCAATATCTGAAACCTGTCTTCATCACCATATGAAGAGACCACTGAACGCGCTTTATCCTTGGCAATGTCCATAAGTGGTATTTCACTTTTATTGGTAGTCATGGAAAAAGAATTGTCAATAAAAACAGAAACATAATTTAGTCCTGATTTGATTCCGGTCCCTTTGGGTATAAATGGTTGAGCAAAAGCAAATACAAGACACGCCACGGCAAGACACCGACTGATCAGAATCAGCAAATTCTTCAGTTTATTGCGATTTGAAGTTTCTTCCTTTATTTCCTTCAGGTATTTGACATTGGTAAAATATACCTTTTTAAACCTTCGGAAGTAAAACAAATGGATTATAATCGGAATGGAAAGTGCCAATAAGGCCCATAAAAAAGCTGGAAAAAGAAATTGCATAAATGTTTTTTAGCAATGTGCGTGCAAAATTATCATTATCAATAATAATATAGAGCAAAATGTTTAATATTTTATAAATTGTTTAACATGATTAGGGAACAATACGCGGTTAAATGGCCTTCAGTCTTGTCTCTAAACTCTATTTTAATCCCAATTTCTGTTGATTGCATTTTTGGAAATGGCAAAAAAAAAGCAACCTGAGTGCTCAGATTGCTTTTTATGTGGAAGTTTATTCCATTCTACTTTAAATGTATGAGTTTTCCTGAAGCGACATGATCCCGTAATACTAACTTGTAAAACAACATGCCTGATGGTAATTCTGAAAGATCGATTATAGACTCAAAATTGCCTTTATCAATGTTTATCGTATTTTTGTACAACTCTCTGCCATTCATGTCCAGCATCGACAATACACCTTCTCCTCCTTGCGGATGAGATATGGACAAGATCACTTTGTCATTGTAGGGATTGGGCATGAAGACCGCAATCAATTCTTTGACAGGCTGGATTCTGGACTCAGTCTGAAAATCTTCTTTTATTGAACCCTGGTCAACAGAAATATTACCTTTTTTAATGGCGACGAAATTGACTGCAGGTGTGTTTGCTGTAATAGAATCCAGACTTATTTTCAATGGCAAACTACCTTTCAACACATCCACAGGATTAGGATATGTCGCTTTAGTATCGAGCAAAAACCATTGAAATGCCCCCGGTAATCCGGTAATCTTTTTTTCAACTAAATCTGTGAGGGCTTGCAAATCAGCTTCATCAATGCGTCCATTTTCATCAATATCAGATGCCAGATATTGTTGGTAACTACTGAATGTAATTTCACCAGCCAAAAACTTTTGTAAAAGCAATACATCTTTCTGATCAATAAGAGAATGTGTGCTATCACTATATGTCGCTGATAAAAAGGCTGATTTGTTGACCAATGCCGATGTATCAAATTTAAACTTCCCATCCGCTACTGTTTTTACTGTCCGGGAGATAAATGATGTGGTAGTATCTCTTTTTTCGTTGATCTTCTTACCATAATTGTACCTATAGAGTTTATAACCGGACGCATTGATAAATGAATCCAAAAGCAAAGTTTCAATAGTATCAAACTTTGAAGTATAAGTAACTATGGCATCCTTATACTCAAGTCTTACATCAACTTGGGCCATAGGTTTGTCTGTAATTGTTGTGGCAGAACCATTTAGTCTTCTTGATGTCACAATTGGGGCTACAGGAGCTGGAGGTGGTGTTGAAGTTTTAGGTTTACAATTGGGTATATTTGCACCATTATTTTGCACATTGATCTCAGTCATACAGAAAGTCTGAGCCCCTTTACTGTCTGTTACCCAAATTTCCACATTATTTTTTCCTACATGATCACAAGTTAATATTTTAGAAGTCTCATTGATGTTTTTTGAAAAAGAAAATTTCAAAGGGTTATTACCACACTTGGAATGACTACCTTTATCAAGGTCTTTCGCCCATATTTCGACCATACCATTATCAACCTTTCCGTCTTTATCAGTATCTACGCCCATCAAGGCTGTAACCAACTCACCCAAACAATATGGTACCGGTTTCGCACCATTGAGCACTGTGACATTAGTGTTGCAATAAAATGTTTTCCCGCATCCATACCTGATACTGTAAGACACTTTAGTAGTTCCTATCGGGTAAGTGCCGGAAATATTATTCCCTTTTGCTGTAGCATACGGGGAGTTGTTTGTTATTTCGAATTCACCGCCACAAGTACCTGGGGCAAGTGTCATCGAGTTGGTAGTCAAATTTGCATTTTGACAATTTATACTCTCTATGGTGATATCGGCCGGGCAATTTACTACAGGCGGAATATTATTGACTATGTATATAAATTGAACATGTTTGTAAAATGTGTTGCTGTAAGAAGATGTTGTAGCACACCAATCCATGACTTTCCATGTTCGCATGATTTTTTTGCATTGGCTGTTGACAGTAAAAAGCATATCGCTGTATGATTTTCCATACATACCGCATCCGGTATTGTCCCACTCAGGATAGTTGTATCCGGACGGCAATTGGCTGGGATTTGTGACGGGATTGCATCCTGTCAGTTCGATATCCTGAGGCCACGATATATAAGGTCCTGATGCCGACCCTGAAGATACATAAATGGTCTGTGTGCACGAATGCCATCGCCACATATTGTCCTCGACCATCCAGGTACGGGTGATGTATCCTGAGTTGCAGCTGTTTAAATAATACTTAACGACCGGGGTACCGGCAGAATAGGTTTTATACCCCTCAGTATATGTGGCATTGCCGTATATGGATAAGTTCCATATTTCATCGTAGCAACTGACAGTGACATCTTTAGGACAATTGAGTGAAAAAGGCCATTCTTCAGCAAAGCATTGGGAAGAAAAACTGTTGAAAAGGATAAAAAAAAGAAAAAATCGGGAATTGAGAATGAATGTTTTCATCTGTTTATTTTTATTTGTTTTTTAATGGTCAGATGGAATTGATAACTTATCTCCATCTTTGGTGTTATCGAACTTACGTTTCGCATGAAAATAATCATCAAGGTTTGTGTACCACAAAGATGGTTCATGCTCATTTCATGTGTTTATTTTTTAATTTTCTTTTAATTGCCACATGGAATTGATAACTTACCTCCATCTTTGGTGTTATCGAACTCTCGTTTCGCATGAAAATAATCATCAAAGTTTGTGTACCACAAAGATGGTTCATGCTCATTTCATGACAATAAAAAATGTTTTAATAGTGTGATCATTTACATATTAAAACAAAAGTACATATATTTTATATTGATTGTATGTATTTTATAAAATATTTTATAAAAATGGGTGATTCCCCTTAGGAAAAGAATGTCTGAATTGTTCTTTTTAAAAAATATTGTTATTTTTGTACTCTAAAGAATAACTATTTATCTATTTTAAATTATGGGTTATGAAAAAATTTTTATCTCTAGTCATGATAATGTCTTTCTTATTGTCGATCCACCAAAAAGCATATCTTCAAAAGTATAAGTATGGAGATGTAAAAATTGACTTATTAAATCTTGCTGAATGCGATTTTTATAAAGGGGCTGATGCCATGGTGACCTACATAGCTGGAGACAATTCGGTACTATATTCAGACGGTGAAGGATTTTATAGCGTCAGAAAGGTTAAAAAGCAAGTTAAAATATTTAATGATCGTGCAAAAGATGCCGGGACTAATCATGTTGTTTTTTATAGTCCTAAGGACAGACGTGGTAAAATTAAATTCAGGGGACTTAAAGGAAAAACCTATCATCTTGAAAATAATAAAATAGTAGAAACAAAGCTAAAAGATGACAATATCTTTGAAACGCAAATAAACAATTATTATAAAAGGATATCATTCACCATGCCAAATATCCAAAAAAACTGTGTGTTTGAATTTGAATATGAATTACAATCAGAATATTTTTATAACATAGATGAATGGCATATACAAGGTGAATATCCGTAGTGTATAATGAGTTTTATACAAGCACTCCGAAATACTATCGATATCAAATAAGTGTAACAGGAGGAATCCCCATAACAAAAGATGAAAATAATACTTATGATGTCAAACTCCATTATAAGTCAACAACATCTGATGGAATATCACGATCCAGCCAAATTGAATCTGTGGCCTTTCCTTTCAACAAAAGGGCATTGATACATGAAAATATTCCTCCAATAGAAAATGAGCCCTATTCAGTAAACACTTCAGACCAAATGGCAAAAATAACGCATCAGTTAATTCTTGTTGACTGGCCTGGAGAAATGATCAAGAACATTGCAATTGATTATCCCAACTTTACAAAATCATTGCTTGATGATTCAAATTTTGGAAATGTATTGAAAAAAGGAGATTTTATTAAGGATTTTGTTGTTCCAATCCAAAATGAACCTCAACTCGAGACTGCAGATAAGGTGTATAAAACTTTTATTGAAAAAGTACAATGGGACGGATACCATCACTATCGTACAGAAATGAGTGGAAAAACTCTTTTTAAGCAAGGTAAAGGAGATTCAGGTGACATCAACCTGAATTACATTGCCGCCCTTAATGAAATGGGGATTGCATCTTTTCCGGTCATTATGAGTACAAGAGGAAATGGAACACCACATCCTGTTTATCCCGACTTCTCTGATTTCAACTATGTATTTGCAGTATCTGTCATTGGAGAAAAATTGTATTTTTCAGACGCAACATCAGGTTTGGGTTTTGGCATTTTACCTATAAGATGTCTGAATGGTGATGGATGGATCGTATCGGAAAATGGAGCTGATTGGATTAAAACAAAAAAAGATTTCTCCGGCAGACATGCTTTGTTATCAAATATTTCTTTTGCCGATAATAAGATGAATATGAAGTCATCCGAAGTAAGATCCGGATATTTTGCATTTGCAGATAATGAAATCTTAAAAGACAATGAAGCCGATTTTATTAAAAGTAAATACCAACCCGATAATGTAATTTTGGATTCTATGTTGATCGTGGAAAAAAAGATAAACTCAATAAAGTCTCAGTTTGTATCCCATTGGGATTTTGAAGACGAAAACTTGAAGTATGTATATCCTTTTGAGCTAAGGCCCTTTAAGGATAACCCATTTAAAAAGGAAAAAAGAAGTACAACCATTGATTTTCCTTTTATTCAGGAATACAAATTATTGACACATATTGATATTGGTGCTGATGAAGTGTTTGAAGTGCCTCAAAATATACATGCTGCCATGGGAGAAAATGCAATTGTCTTTAAATATACTTCAAACTTTAATAATTCTCTTGGCAAACTGTCTATCAACATTGATTTCAAAATAAATCAAACTGAATTTCTTCAAGAAGAATACCCTGAACTGCGTGAAGCATTTGACAACATCATTAAGAAAATATCAGAACCTGTAATTATCAAAAAAAAGTTATGAAATGATGATGAATCACTGGAACAAAAAATATAACTAAAAAATGGAAATATGAAATGTCTCCAACTTTTTTTGATTCTTCAATTTTATTGTTGTGGTGTGACTGCTCAGCTTTCATTTAGCGGGATTCCTGATAGTCTTATCTCAGGGGCAGATGCTATTGTAATAGACCAATTGGAAAAACTGGAAATTTTCAACAAAAATAAGTGCTCTTATTCTATCACTTCAAAGTCTTTAATACTTAAAAACAGCGACAATAATCTGACAAATATTATGATCTTTTACGATCAGTTTACTAAAGTTGATGCATTGGAAATTGTTATTAAGGACATAAATGGCAAAAAGTTAAAAACCATAAAAAGAAAAGATTTTCAGGATGAAGCGGCATATGATGGATTCAGTATCGCCAATGATTCAAGGTATTTGACATATCATATATTAGGTATACCTACACCATATATTATTGAAAAAAATATCAACAGGTCCTGGATTCAAACATTCAATTTGCCAGGATTCAGTCCGTATGAAGGTAAAAACGTATCCATAATCAATAGCATTTTTCAGATAGAAAATCATGAAGAATCGAATCCTGTTCATTTCTACAACGCATCAAATGAAAAAATGGATACGTTTTCGATAGCTGGTAAAATGAATACTTTATTTAAATTTCAAAATATCCCACATACCAGAATGGAGAAAAAAAACTATAAATCGGAGCATGGAACGCTGATCACTCCCATCCTTGCGACATTCAGCATGGAAGGAAAATCGGGAAGTTATAGTTCGTGGAAAGCCCTCGGAGACTGGATTTGGTCGTTGATTCAGGAAACAGGAGAGCTCAATGAAAAATCAAAAAATGAAATATTGCTTTTGATAGGTGAAGAAAAAAATGAAAAGGAAAAACTAAAAAAACTATATAAATACTTACAAGCAAGTATGCGATATGTCAGCATCCAGTTGGGGATAGGTGGTTGGAAACCTATGGATGTCCAGCAAGTGCACAATTTTAAATACGGAGATTGCAAGGCATTGAGTAACTATATGCGATATTTGTTAAAACTTGCCGGAATAAGATCCAATTATGTCATAATCAATGCAGGCGACCAACCATCATTCAAGGACACATCAATAGTCAGAAATGCCTTTAATCACGCGATTTTAGTGGCATTTCCTGATAATGATACTGTCTTCCTCGAATGTACTTCCAACCTTTCTGCGCCGGGATATCAAGGTTCATTTACAGGTAACAGATTGTGTCTTTTTATTGATGAACATAATTCAGGTATAATAAAAACAAAAACATACAATCATATCAATAATCTGATGGAAAATAATTATGTCATAAATGCGGAAAAGCATTCAGTTTTACACCATCAACGATTGAAAGGCATCGGGATTGAATATAAAAAATTGCATTTCAACCTGTCTTTAGATAATGAAAAGTTTATTCAGCATCTTACTGAAAATAGTTCTGATATCAATTCACAAAAAATTATAAGTAAAAAATACTCAAATGAATCTTTTGATCCGGAAATAAATCTGAGCACTATGTATATAAGTCATAAAAAAACTATGCAGACAGGTGACCGATATTTTATCGATCTAAATCATGACAAACTACCTGTTGAATTGATTTTTCATACATCATCAAATGATATTTCTGAAGTATATAATGGATTTACCGCCACAGACCATTATGAAATTGAAGTTCCCGTAGGCTGTTTTGTTGAAAAACTTCCAAAAGACCTGCAATATGCTTCCCATATCGGCGACATCACTTCCA
Proteins encoded in this region:
- a CDS encoding DUF3857 domain-containing protein, which translates into the protein MKKFLSLVMIMSFLLSIHQKAYLQKYKYGDVKIDLLNLAECDFYKGADAMVTYIAGDNSVLYSDGEGFYSVRKVKKQVKIFNDRAKDAGTNHVVFYSPKDRRGKIKFRGLKGKTYHLENNKIVETKLKDDNIFETQINNYYKRISFTMPNIQKNCVFEFEYELQSEYFYNIDEWHIQGEYP
- the pyrC gene encoding dihydroorotase gives rise to the protein MMETLVKNVTIVHQPSEYHLKKVDILIENGIISKIGHNLSSKKPTIVSGNNLHCTIGLCDIGTHSGEPGFEHRETIDSLTKAALKGGFTSLVVFPGTKPITQNKSQISYLINHPDRNNVQILPVGALSKDIKGQDLGEFFDMREAGAVAFGDGLVSVQHSGLLSRALQYASTTDRLIIHHPDDHTLSSGGEMHEGETSTLLGMKGQPSISEIHAVQRDILLLEYNNGKLLIHAISAKESINEIKSAKKKSLKVFCSVPYTNLIFTDTTLMDFDQNLKVTPPLRSEKDRKALINGLKDDTIDCIISNHIPLDEEVKNLEFPYSESGASGIETCFVACLSYLKNELGVEKIVEKLTVNPRKILNLQVPNILEGEKADLCVFDTDISWTYEKGDIYSKSYNNPFIGKKFTSKVIYTVC
- a CDS encoding BatA and WFA domain-containing protein, giving the protein MQFLFPAFLWALLALSIPIIIHLFYFRRFKKVYFTNVKYLKEIKEETSNRNKLKNLLILISRCLAVACLVFAFAQPFIPKGTGIKSGLNYVSVFIDNSFSMTTNKSEIPLMDIAKDKARSVVSSYGDEDRFQILTHDFEGKHQRLLSKEDALTYIEDVQITSSVQDLDLVLNRQRQLLERSSGNRLSYILSDFQKSIVNLQEYRDTTMEINMVPVQSTTQKNVTIDSAWFEGPIPFLNQTNKLLVKVKNNSPEDIEQVKISFLKDGQEKPVAIRDIAANSTVTDTVNLTIDKSGWHTGILQVSDYPVQFDDKYYISFNVADTIKALFINDAGPDRFMNALFNGIKNFTLSNQSSNQLQYQQFQNFDMIMLHDLKAISSGLGNQLLQYMRDGGKVLIFPGKSVDIGSYNDFLTTIGASRLGNQTNLKREVSIINTEEFVFSDVYINTGRNLKLPVSTLSYNFLTLSSTAEEKLLTYRDAGSYLSKFRVGDGQLFLCASPLNTESNDLVYNAEVFVPLIYKMAISTTKQKPISYIISNNMSVIVPNQRKTGDYVYKLKDDKNEIIPGQTPVGNQIHLSMGGQIKNDGIFDLLLDSETVGKIALNYDRKESDMSHLSESELEDLNTQNPSIKLISDTQQANLSGSITEKDKGVVLWKWFVILALLFLAAETLLIRLLKN
- a CDS encoding T9SS type A sorting domain-containing protein, which gives rise to MKTFILNSRFFLFFILFNSFSSQCFAEEWPFSLNCPKDVTVSCYDEIWNLSIYGNATYTEGYKTYSAGTPVVKYYLNSCNSGYITRTWMVEDNMWRWHSCTQTIYVSSGSASGPYISWPQDIELTGCNPVTNPSQLPSGYNYPEWDNTGCGMYGKSYSDMLFTVNSQCKKIMRTWKVMDWCATTSSYSNTFYKHVQFIYIVNNIPPVVNCPADITIESINCQNANLTTNSMTLAPGTCGGEFEITNNSPYATAKGNNISGTYPIGTTKVSYSIRYGCGKTFYCNTNVTVLNGAKPVPYCLGELVTALMGVDTDKDGKVDNGMVEIWAKDLDKGSHSKCGNNPLKFSFSKNINETSKILTCDHVGKNNVEIWVTDSKGAQTFCMTEINVQNNGANIPNCKPKTSTPPPAPVAPIVTSRRLNGSATTITDKPMAQVDVRLEYKDAIVTYTSKFDTIETLLLDSFINASGYKLYRYNYGKKINEKRDTTTSFISRTVKTVADGKFKFDTSALVNKSAFLSATYSDSTHSLIDQKDVLLLQKFLAGEITFSSYQQYLASDIDENGRIDEADLQALTDLVEKKITGLPGAFQWFLLDTKATYPNPVDVLKGSLPLKISLDSITANTPAVNFVAIKKGNISVDQGSIKEDFQTESRIQPVKELIAVFMPNPYNDKVILSISHPQGGEGVLSMLDMNGRELYKNTINIDKGNFESIIDLSELPSGMLFYKLVLRDHVASGKLIHLK